AGATCCTGAGGTGTGGAGGCTGGACCCACGGTGTAACACAGTGATGTCATAAGATCCTGAGGTGTGGAGGCTGGACCCACGGTGTAACACAGTGATGTCATAAGATCCTGAGGTGTGGAGGCTGGACCCACGGTGTAACACAGTGATGTCATAAGATCCTGAGGTGTGGAGGCTGGACCCACGGTGTAACACAGTGATGTCATAAGATCCTGAGGTGTGGAGGCTGGACCCACGGTGTAACACAGTGATGTCATAAGATCCTGAGGTGTGGAGGCTGGACCCACGGTGTAACACAGTGATGTCATAAGATCCTGAGGTGTGGAGGCTGGACCCACGGTGTAACACAGTGATGTCATAAGATCCTGAGGTGTGGAGGCTGGACCCACGGTGTAACACAGTGATGTCATAAGATCCTGAGGTGTGGAGGCTGGACCCACGGTGTAACACAGTGATGTCATAAGATCCTGAGGTGTGGAGGCTGGACCCACGGTGTAACACAGTGATGTCATAAGATCCTGAGGTGTGGAGGctgggtctctgtgtgtatcCGTCATTCATCCACCTCTACTGTTTCCAATGTTCTCCTGTGTGATTGCTTCATAGTTTATGAAACAGGAATGGTAGCAAACAGCGTTGTTCTAGTGGAGTCACCCTGCCGATGACCGTTCTGTGGGGTTGTGTGTTAAAACGGGTGGAGCCTCTGGAGCTTCAATGCCGCAGTGTGGAAGATTAGCGCTGGCAACCTTTGACTCTCAAATCTTTTAGGAGTTGCTGCAGTGAGACAGGGCTCTTGGATACTACGAACTAAAATTGCTGTGTTGTATAGGCAGACCTCAGAGTTCAGTGCTTGGAGTCGGTGTCCGTGTCTCCCTAGAATCTGTGCAAATATAGTGACAGTGTGAGATTTGTAGTGTTAAAACCCTTACCTCACATTCAACCTTAGGTAGCCTTAAAAATGTAGCCACGTATCTTTTGTCATGTCTCTATACCATTACCGATGTATTTGAATGCTTtaactgctctctctctttgtggAACGTCAGAAGGAGAAGAGGTTCTCATCGCCTGGAGGGAAACGCCCCGCCTCGCCCTCCAACCTCAGCGCACGCAACCGCTCCCCCTCTCCTGCCCCCCTCCCCGCCAGCAAgagacccccctcccccagcgCTGCAAAGTAAGACCACCAGTCTGTCTCATCCCAGGAGATATAACGGTCTCTGTGAGGGGGGGCGGTATCTGTGACAGTTTTGGGGATAGTTGATGTAACTGCCTCCCCTTTACAGGCAAAGCCCCCGGAATCGTCCCCCGTCCCCTGGGGGTGTAAAACAGCGCCCCCCATCCCCTCAGCCTAGCTCGGCCAAATCTCAGTCTCCCCAGCCCGCCTCTGCCAAGCCCCCGCCCATTCAGAGGCCGGCCCTCACCCCCACCGGGCCTCCCACCCTACGGAAGAGGGACTCCAAGACCAAGGATGTCTGTCCTGTCCAGCCTCTGGTGCCCCCGCCCCCCGAGACGCTCCAGGGCTGCACCACGCCCGGGCCCACCAACACCCCCTCCAGTAAGACCAAAGACAAGGAAGGTGAGTACTGAGGGCCTCCgtcaggtcaggggtcagctACAGGATGTCCTGACGTAGGTTTTTACATGATCTGTGGCTCATTTCCCATGTTCCACCACCCAGCCCTCCTGTAGTTCATTAGTGAGGGAGGCTGGCGTGTCTGTAGCTCGTCGTGTCGCGGGCGTGTCTGTAGCTCGACGTGTTTCGGGTGTCCCTGGACTCACTAGAACTATACAGGTCTCATTCAATAAGGGAAGACGAGGGGACAagtcgtgttattgtttagaggcaggatttaAATCCCAGCTGGAGTTCCGAGCCTCTGGGCTCTGGGAGATCTGGCGCCCCCATCTGGTCAGTGTGCTGCGGTACTGCTCCGTAGCTCCTGGCTCTCATTAGGACCCCGTCTGCTTTGGTAGGAGGCACACAGCTCTTTATGACCAGCAGCCACAGAGACAGTCATGTGAAATCTGTTCTCacactctgtttttctctttcataTCCTTATCTCAGATTTTAGTGTCTGCCCTCTCAATGCCTCTCTGTTGTATGCTAGGTGTCAATATGTGTGGTTCCTCAGTGATCCCATGTTCTCTGTTGAATATGCCGTCAGTATTGcgacgtgtgtttgtgtggttccTCTCGGTCAGACAAGTCCATGGCGGGAACCAACTCTGCAGCAGAGGCAGCCATGATCCTGGCCGAGAACCGCCGCCTGGCCCGggagaagaaggagagagaggaggctcTTCGAgtgcagagagaggaggaggaaaagtgAGGAGTGGAAACGGCGCCACTGGAACATTCCAAGGTCGTGTCTCTCTGTCGTGGGGTGTTTACCTCATATGTCTATCTGTAGgctgaggaaggaggaggaaaaaCGCTTGGCTGAGGAGGCACGGCTTAAACgcctggaggaggagaagaggctggcagaggagaggaagaaaaaggaggaggaggacgctCTTATGGCGGaggcggacagagagagactggaggcAGAGGAGGCAGTGAGACAGGCAGAGCTACAGAAAGAGGTaggaacacacactgacagtatTGATGATGGTGTCATTGATTGGTTCCTTGATGATGTTTGTCCAATCCCAGCGAGAGGAGGCAGATGCGCGGGCCGCTGTTGAGGCAGAGAAGGTCCGTGTTGAGAGGGAGAGGATCATGGCCCAGAACCAACAGGAGCGCATGGAGAGGAAGAAGGTaagatcatcatcatcctctgtgtcactgtgtttAACAGCAGTCCTTCAACGCAACAGTCCTTCAACGCAAACCCACTGTTGTCTTTCCGCCTGCAGAGAATTGAGGAGATTATGAAGAGAACAAGGAAAGGAGATTTGGACAAGGTGAGTTGACATATTACAGGTTGTAATATCACCATGACAACATGCTTTTATAAGAACCGTCACCATGGATAGGAACAGGTTGGGCCTTGCTTACACATATTACACATTAATAAATGTGCTTATATGGAGATGTTAAATATCTAAATTTTGACCTCATGTTTCCTCCATAGAGAGACGGTGATGAGAAAGGCATGCAGGATgaagagggagatgaagagggTGACGACCAAGGAGACGACCAAGGAGACGACCAAGGAGACGACCAAGGAGACGACCAAGGGGACGACCAAGGGGACGACCACCAGATCATCTGTGATGATCCAACCATGGGTAGTTGTCACGGACTTCAGTCTAACCCCAGATAACAGATTTAATGGGATCACTGATCAGTGCATCGTTTTACTGAAACCCAAAGAAATGATTCAATAACGTTTATCTACAGTTAATAGTGCTGTTTTAttagaatttttacattttatactgTCCCCGAAATGATGTTTGCCAACCCTGAAGAAGCCGTGGGCAGCTAGGTGCTCTGGCCTGGTGGCCGGGTGGGGGCAGGGCAGTAATCTGAATTACAACGCTGCTTTCAAACGGAAGACAAGGCAGTACTTGGTCAGAGCTGGTCAGCGTCTAGGGTCGCCCTCACCGTGAACTGCTCCATCTCCACAGGGGACCTGACGGAGACCACTGACTGGGCCACGGACGTTGAGGTGGATCAGGGGCGTGGCCTGACTAGCCAGGAGCCAATGGGAGAGCGGGAAGAGCCGCTTGGTTGTGTGAACGGGAAGCCGGAGGCtgacaaggaaaacaacaaTGGGACCAGGCCTGTGGAATCTCTGACTGttaggtacacacacacacacacacacacacttctgtaaTGTACCCAGCTGCAGTGCTTCTCCTGTaggatgtacactcacctaaaggattattaggaacacctgttcaatttctcatgaatgtaattatctaatcaaccaatcacatggcggttgcttcaatgcatttaggggtgtggtcctggtcaagacaatctcctgaactccaaactgaatgtcagaatgggaaagaaaggtgatttaagccattttgagcgtggcatggttgttggatccagacgggccggtctgagtatttcacaatctgctcagttactgggattttcacgcacaaccatttctagggtttacaaagaatggtgtgaaaagggaaaaacatccagtatgcggcagtcctgtgggcgaaaaatgccttgttgatgctagaggtcagaggagaatgggccgactgattcaagctgatagaagagcaacttcgactgaaataaccactcgttataaccgaggtatacagcaaagcatttgtgaagccacaacacgcacaaccttgaggcggatgggctacaacagcagaagaccccaccgggtaccactcctctccactacaaataggaaaaagaggctacaatttgcacgagctcaccaaaattggacagttgaagactggaagaatgttgcctggtctgatgagtctcgatttctgttgagacattcagatggtagagtcagaatttggcataaacagaatgtgaacatggatccatcatgccttgttaccactgtgcaggctggtggtggtggtgtaatggtgtggggtatgttttcttggcacactttaggccccttagtgccaattgggcatggtttaaatgccacggcctacctgagcattgtttctgaccatgtccatccctttatgaccaccatgtacccatcctctgatggctacttccagcaggataatatcacaaagctcgaatcatttcaaattggtttcttgaacatgacaatgagttcactgtactgaaatggcccccacagtcaccagatctcaacccaatagagcatctttgggatgtggtggaacgggagcttcgtgccctggatgtgcatcccacaaatctccatcaactgcaagatgctatcctatcaatatgggccaacatttctaaagaatgctttcagcaccttgttgaatcaaagccacgtagaattaaggcagttctgaaggcgaaagggggtcaaacacagtattagtatggtgttcctaataatccttcaggtgagtgtaggtgctgtgtgtgttggtagcCCTGTCTCATCTGACTGTCCCTCCAGCCTCGGGACCCCAGGTGGTCTGGTGGGGTGCTCAGAGTTCCAGAACGAGGACAACATGGAGTCACCGGGTCTGAACGGAAAGCCCGGCCCCTGGAGCTTCGAGGAGCTCATCGACCTGGGAGTCAACGCCAAGGGCCGACCTGTCATCGATGCCGAGGGACGGAACCAGGGCATCATGGACCGCGACGGGGCCCCTGACGGGCCAGGACTTactccactcctcccctccaGTCAGCCCTTAGAAGCCCTGGCCAGTAAGACCGGTAGAAGCTTAGACTAGGGTTAATAGTGAATGGACTGAAACCAAACTGCATGTGGTTTGTTGTGAAGGCCAGTGAATACCTTGGTGGATATGAAATGTTGACACAACTGTCTGTGTTTCCCTGTAGAGATGTGAGGCAGCATCCCTTCAGCCTGTGAGTACTGCACTCGTATAGTTCCTGTCCAGCTGAGTTCCAGACCCACTTACCCCtccgcacgcacgcacgtacgcgcgcacacactggACCCCGGACCCCCCGGCTTCCAAGTCTGGACCTCCTCAGCCAGAGGAGGCACACAGGAAGTCAGATGGGGTCCTCTGAATGCAGAAAAAGGCTTCAGGGAAAATGTCTGCGCTCCTTCAATGTGCTCATTCCCTGGGGTCATACTCCGTTTGAGGGTcactagttttttttaatttgaatttgTTCATActgttgatattttttttaagtgttgGGACAGGTTGTGCAACGTTGTAATTTATACGATGGTTTCTTGGGTATCCCTAACTACTGTTGTTGTGTTTAGTTTTTGTTCCGGTTCCATTGTGTCTTCAGTATGCTTTGAGGCGTGGTGGGTGGGAGTTCACAACTTGTCACAAGGGATTCAGAAAACCTGCCAGAGGTTAAAGAAATTGTGATTGTGGGTGAGGCCGCCTGGGTCTTGGTCCAGACATCTTTTCAAACACCCTGGCTCAGTTTTCCTGTCTGTTTCATCTGTCACCTGAGCTGCTCAGAGCCCATCAGCTTCCCTGCTCTCTCACCCCTCACCACCAGGGGGCCCTCATGTTCAAATCAAACAGTTTTATTCAAATGATGTGACCTACGTTTGTAGGAATTCAGAAGGTAAACATTCGGTTTAATGAATATCTGTTCAGGGAAGTTGATCTGTTCCTGTTTAGGTGAATGTCTTTATATGTTAACGTGTTGTCCtttaacatttgtgtgtgtatataaagtTAATTGTTAGCTAACTCATATCAAATTGTAATTTAACAGCATCCTGAGCGCTGAGGTGTGACTTTCAACCCCAGCAATGACTGCATGAATCTATACTCTCAACATATGAATGACTATAGCCCATAACggatgtgtgcgtgcgtacgtgCACTACTAGTCCGGAAACAGACCTTGAAAGGTTTGAAGTTCACTCTTATACAACAACTGTTCTGTCGGTCTCtcctgtctgtcggtctctcctgtctgtcggtctctcctgtctgtcggtctcccCTGTCTTTCAGTAGCTGTCTCCATACTCCTTGTTCCAGTGCTTCTCCTCTACTTCtgactgacacaaaaaaaataactataccTTGCTGCTGCTTTTATACTTTACCTCTTCTGGCAAAAAGctaacatttcaattattttttataatgtatcAATTGGCTGTTTGTTTATATGTATGAACGTGTATTTCCACTTACTATAATCAGTATTAGACCAACGCCACTGTGGTTGGATCTGGAATAAGGGTGTCTGTGTATTCTAGTGTTGGTTGTGTTTGACTCTTTGTTAAGGTTGCCAGTGTTGTGGACCTAAGCTCTGTTCCAGGTCTGATTTTGGTCACCACCATGGCTGGGTTAGCTCTGATCCTGGACTGCTGGTCCCAGATAGTCACCTCGATGCACTGCTAATGACTTCGTCCAGGTCGGATATATGAAAAACGTCCGCCTGAGCCGTGCTCACCGGGCACTTGATGATTGTCTGCAATTTGGCAAGGATTCCACTAGGTTGCGCTGTTCCATTGCTTTGACTTGTCTCACACACAATAGATCAGCTCAAGCGTTGAGGGACAGGAACTGGGCGTTGGTGAGGTGTTGAGGCGGTCACACACGGCCGTTTAACCGCTCCGGTTGCTGGGGAATCAGCACTGTAGGTTGATAAGGGGGTTCTCTGTGTGTTGACCCAGAGCGTTTTGGGAGACTGAATGTTTTTGCAGGGATGCCATTTCAAGTTTGCAATAGGCCTGTTAACAGGGACTCTGGTCACCGCCCGACTCTCCTCTGTGTAGCAATAATCTGCTGAGTCTACCACTAAATGATTGTGACAGGACCTCTGAGTTTTTGTCTTTGCTGGTGTAGTTCTGTGTTGTCTAAGGGTTGTTAAGGAGCTGTGTGGGCACTTGAGTTCCCTATGCTTGAATCATTCAGAGGTTTGCGGCCCGTTTCCACTAAATCCAGGGGCCTCCCcccacattttagtttttgctctaGTGATGTACAGCTGATGACGATCGTGATGATGGCATGGCGATGACCTCATTATTTCAGtcagctgtgtgtttctggggcAAACAACAGAACATGGACCCGTGGAAGGCCCCAGGATGGATTCTGGGAAACCCTGCTTTATTTCCTGCCTTATGACTGGACCGAGAGGTCTTGCTTTGACTAATAGGCATGAAGAATGTTCATTTGACTAAACAAACAAGCCCTTAATTGTTTAACATGCATCTCTGTCGCTCTCTGTTGTTTTAATGTACAAACTGTTTTACTGTTTATCGCAACATTAGGCGCTTGTCTCTGTGGGAGGTTTGCCACTTAGTGGTTTGTAAAGCTTTGGATTGACCTGTCAGTAAGACGTGAAGAGGTTCAGTATGGTGCTGGAATACAGACGTTTCCCCGTCTTTTGTCTCTCATCCGGACCCTTCTTGACAAACGCGAGTCTATTCCCAGGGTCACTGTAGACGTGTCTGGTGTGGAATGGGCTTGTTCGTTGGTCAGTGCTACGTGGCTAATGTTAGCCACACGTCCGTCTCAGACGAGGCCGTTGCATGACCGTCGCTGCTGCCAGACCAGACGTCCTGTGGTGGTGTTCAGTCCTTCCTGTGTCTGTGGGCTTGAATACCGAGCTAACTTGATGTTCTCATGACAGTGAGTCGTTATGACGGTAGAATAGAAAGGTGCCTTAGGTTGACAAAgggttgtatttttattttgttacaatTAATTAATAGCTAATAAAATGTGGCGTGTCTTTACCTCGGCCATGACAATCATTCTACCTGACCAGGGCTACAGTGTGAATATGAATTGCTTTCTGGAGGCTCTCCAGACCCTAACCCAAGCTCTGTCCACAAactatatttgtaaatatatctaAGTGTACTGAAAAGATATGTACTgttaaaaataaagttttgcaAATTaaaaagggatagtttgtcatTGTTTCTGTCTACCAGGTggaaataaacacacattttggtCTCTTGCCTTTATTGATCCTTAAAAATCTGCATTCACATACCAAACTGTCCCTCCACTTCAGAACGAGATGACCACATGATTAGTATTTCTGAGCAACACCTTTTAATACTTTCAAAGAAAGACCCAGTTTATCCATTCTGATTATTACATGAAGACCTACACGAGACCTTCATATATAAGGTCTTTTAATACATCACTTCAGAGATATGATGTTAATTTAGGAAAATTAGTATAGAATTCAACAAGTTACAGGAAGCATGTAACATGTCTCGTAACATATTAGTATTCTTCCAGTGAGGCACTGAAAGGGCATTCCCTAATATGGCTATGCCAAGCTTTATAGTATTGCATATCACAAGCAAACCAGTTGACACGTGTGTTAGTACTCAACACTGACATCAAACACTGGAACAAGATTACTTTGAATGGCGGTTAGGTTTCATTCAGGTCAATAACCTGCGGTTTCACACGGTAGATTGAGCCGCTTGACCTCTCCAGTTGGTTTAGAGGTCCCGACAGGAATCACGGACGAGAATCTTCTCTGGCCTTCTTGTTGGCCGCGCTCACAGCTTCTTGGCGCAGTCAGGACAATAGATGAGCTCTCCATTCATGACGAAGCGCTTGTTGGCCAGGGAGAGTGAGCACTTCTTGCAGTTGAAACAGTACTCATGCCAGGAGTGGCCCTCGTAGTTCACCACATTGGTCCCGTGGCCAAACCCTGTGGTAATGGAGAAGGTATGTGGAGACAAAATGTTCAGCCGCGACAATCTCATCGATGCTAATAAACCTCGCTAGAACGTTCCACTCGACACACCAGTCGTTTACGCCGTAGACTGTGAGTGTACGATCCCCTTGTAAACCTTACTGTTGAATCTGAAAAGGGATTACATTAAATGTTCTTTCTACAGATCGACACAATGTAGGCACCCTTTCAAAGTTTCTTGACTGTATGTGCCTTCAAACCTCAGAGCTGCATTCATGCATTCCTGGAaagttctctctttctccatattTGGAAACATGAATATGCAATCTTCCCCTCAACACTATTAACAGATAAACAACCAATCAGAGCACATTGTCCCAGTTGTTTTGTCCCTCTCAGACATATGGGTATCACTAGTCTTTAACTCCCCACAAAGAGAGTAAAACCTGAGACAGGTTAGGTTTATGTGTTGGGGCAACTAAGTTTCATCAGGTTATTGAAGTCACAAAGTAAGGTTAGGGCTTAGGGAACATGGACACTAGTGTTTCTTTTAGAAGAACGTCTGTGTATCTGACCTGTGATGGGGTTCTTGCAGCCATTGCACGGCTTGGCCACCGAGGTCTTGTAGCAGTCCACACAGTAGACATGTTCCTCGTGGGAGGTGAAGCGGGTTCCAGCCAAGGTCTTTCGGCAGGTACGACAGACAAAGCACTCGGAGTGCCACGGTTGGTCCTGATAGCTGATGCCTCCAGAGGTGATAGGCTGAGGGAAGAGAAACACTGTCAGGTGATAGGCTGAGGGAAGAGAAACACTGTCAGGTGATAGGCTGAGGGAAGAGAAACACTGTCAGGTGATAGGCTGAGGGAAGAGAAACACTGTCAGGTGATAGACTGAGGGAAGAGAAACACTGTCAGGTGATAGGCTGAGGGAAGAGAAACACTGTCAGGTGATAGGCTGAGGGAAGAGAAACACTGTCAGGTGATAGGCTGAGGGAAGAGAAACACTGTCAGGTGATAGGCTGAGGGAAGAGAAACACTGTCAGGTGATAGGCTGAGGGAAGAGAAACACTGACAGGTGATAGACTGAGGGAAGAGAAACACTGTCAGGTGATAGGCTGAGGGAAGAGAAACACTGTCAGGTGATAGGCTGAGGGAAGAGAAACACTGTCAGGTGATAGGCTGAGGGAAGAGAAACACTGTCAGGTGATAGACTGAGGGAAGAGAAACACTGTCAGGTGATAGGCTGAGGGAAGAGAAACACTGTCAGGTGATAGGCTGAGGGAAGAGAAACACTGTCAGGGGTCCTGGAAGACAACGTTCACTCCTCTAAGGATAACAGCAAACATTCAGTTTAACTTTATTAAACTATTAAATTATTATGAGAttgctatatatatattgctGTAATTTCACATGGCAGGAAAATGTAGCAAAAAcctattaaaaatgtaatcaaatatatttctctTTGTGTGTGAAGGGATGGATTTGTTATGCACCTGCTTGCAGT
The window above is part of the Esox lucius isolate fEsoLuc1 chromosome 4, fEsoLuc1.pri, whole genome shotgun sequence genome. Proteins encoded here:
- the map7d3 gene encoding ensconsin isoform X2; protein product: MAEGATSLKGLRTQIVAAAQAQAEERRSLAGNSPRPASPATAANPPSGTAASKSPRPVIDGATLRINDRLRVAKERREEAERQQATRESQILERERKTKLQVERQMEERQKKLEEQRRKEEQRRSAVEEKRKHKQEEEKEHYEAVMRRTLERSQRLEQRQKRWSWGGLSESDSRPGDLEGGASSPVAIVISPASPEKRPRTRQVDKRSTSTANLKQPDDSGINKRLSSSATLMTSPDKSARVRSSSLNRLPRNHKVDIDSQPAKEGRKTLQVDQTGLKKRSSSLTRAGGGRPATPSKLDKGTSDDKGGVARKPLASPVDGGFLSRLLTPTQASLARSKSAAALSAEGADTSECHLCPRSASAVSVPPGPRGPLRSRSIDRQKTATMPTSASADQLQPSPKEKRFSSPGGKRPASPSNLSARNRSPSPAPLPASKRPPSPSAAKQSPRNRPPSPGGVKQRPPSPQPSSAKSQSPQPASAKPPPIQRPALTPTGPPTLRKRDSKTKDVCPVQPLVPPPPETLQGCTTPGPTNTPSSKTKDKEDKSMAGTNSAAEAAMILAENRRLAREKKEREEALRVQREEEEKLRKEEEKRLAEEARLKRLEEEKRLAEERKKKEEEDALMAEADRERLEAEEAVRQAELQKEREEADARAAVEAEKVRVERERIMAQNQQERMERKKRIEEIMKRTRKGDLDKRDGDEKGMQDEEGDEEGDDQGDDQGDDQGDDQGDDQGDDQGDDHQIICDDPTMGDLTETTDWATDVEVDQGRGLTSQEPMGEREEPLGCVNGKPEADKENNNGTRPVESLTVSLGTPGGLVGCSEFQNEDNMESPGLNGKPGPWSFEELIDLGVNAKGRPVIDAEGRNQGIMDRDGAPDGPGLTPLLPSSQPLEALAKM
- the map7d3 gene encoding ensconsin isoform X10; the encoded protein is MAEGATSLKGLRTQIVAAAQAQAEERRSLAGNSPRPASPATAANPPSGTAASKSPRPVIDGATLRINDRLRVAKERREEAERQQATRESQILERERKTKLQVERQMEERQKKLEEQRRKEEQRRSAVEEKRKHKQEEEKEHYEAVMRRTLERSQRLEQRQKRWSWGGLSESDSRPGDLEGGASSPVAIVISPASPEKRPRTRQVDKRSTSTANLKQPDDSGINKRLSSSATLMTSPDKRGVARKPLASPVDGGFLSRLLTPTQASLARSKSAAALSAEGADTSECHLCPRSASAVSVPPGPRGPLRSRSIDRQKTATMPTSASADQLQPSPKEKRFSSPGGKRPASPSNLSARNRSPSPAPLPASKRPPSPSAAKQSPRNRPPSPGGVKQRPPSPQPSSAKSQSPQPASAKPPPIQRPALTPTGPPTLRKRDSKTKDVCPVQPLVPPPPETLQGCTTPGPTNTPSSKTKDKEDKSMAGTNSAAEAAMILAENRRLAREKKEREEALRVQREEEEKLRKEEEKRLAEEARLKRLEEEKRLAEERKKKEEEDALMAEADRERLEAEEAVRQAELQKEREEADARAAVEAEKVRVERERIMAQNQQERMERKKRIEEIMKRTRKGDLDKRDGDEKGMQDEEGDEEGDDQGDDQGDDQGDDQGDDQGDDQGDDHQIICDDPTMGDLTETTDWATDVEVDQGRGLTSQEPMGEREEPLGCVNGKPEADKENNNGTRPVESLTVSLGTPGGLVGCSEFQNEDNMESPGLNGKPGPWSFEELIDLGVNAKGRPVIDAEGRNQGIMDRDGAPDGPGLTPLLPSSQPLEALASKTEM
- the map7d3 gene encoding ensconsin isoform X13; translation: MAEGATSLKGLRTQIVAAAQAQAEERRSLAGNSPRPASPATAANPPSGTAASKSPRPVIDGATLRINDRLRVAKERREEAERQQATRESQILERERKTKLQVERQMEERQKKLEEQRRKEEQRRSAVEEKRKHKQEEEKEHYEAVMRRTLERSQRLEQRQKRWSWGGLSESDSRPGDLEGGASSPVAIVISPASPEKRPRTRQVDKRSTSTANLKQPDDSGINKRLSSSATLMTSPDKTSAVSVPPGPRGPLRSRSIDRQKTATMPTSASADQLQPSPKEKRFSSPGGKRPASPSNLSARNRSPSPAPLPASKRPPSPSAAKQSPRNRPPSPGGVKQRPPSPQPSSAKSQSPQPASAKPPPIQRPALTPTGPPTLRKRDSKTKDVCPVQPLVPPPPETLQGCTTPGPTNTPSSKTKDKEDKSMAGTNSAAEAAMILAENRRLAREKKEREEALRVQREEEEKLRKEEEKRLAEEARLKRLEEEKRLAEERKKKEEEDALMAEADRERLEAEEAVRQAELQKEREEADARAAVEAEKVRVERERIMAQNQQERMERKKRIEEIMKRTRKGDLDKRDGDEKGMQDEEGDEEGDDQGDDQGDDQGDDQGDDQGDDQGDDHQIICDDPTMGDLTETTDWATDVEVDQGRGLTSQEPMGEREEPLGCVNGKPEADKENNNGTRPVESLTVSLGTPGGLVGCSEFQNEDNMESPGLNGKPGPWSFEELIDLGVNAKGRPVIDAEGRNQGIMDRDGAPDGPGLTPLLPSSQPLEALASKTEM
- the map7d3 gene encoding ensconsin isoform X12 — encoded protein: MAEGATSLKGLRTQIVAAAQAQAEERRSLAGNSPRPASPATAANPPSGTAASKSPRPVIDGATLRINDRLRVAKERREEAERQQATRESQILERERKTKLQVERQMEERQKKLEEQRRKEEQRRSAVEEKRKHKQEEEKEHYEAVMRRTLERSQRLEQRQKRWSWGGLSESDSRPGDLEGGASSPVAIVISPASPEKRPRTRQVDKRSTSTANLKQPDDSGINKRLSSSATLMTSPDKKCHLCPRSASAVSVPPGPRGPLRSRSIDRQKTATMPTSASADQLQPSPKEKRFSSPGGKRPASPSNLSARNRSPSPAPLPASKRPPSPSAAKQSPRNRPPSPGGVKQRPPSPQPSSAKSQSPQPASAKPPPIQRPALTPTGPPTLRKRDSKTKDVCPVQPLVPPPPETLQGCTTPGPTNTPSSKTKDKEDKSMAGTNSAAEAAMILAENRRLAREKKEREEALRVQREEEEKLRKEEEKRLAEEARLKRLEEEKRLAEERKKKEEEDALMAEADRERLEAEEAVRQAELQKEREEADARAAVEAEKVRVERERIMAQNQQERMERKKRIEEIMKRTRKGDLDKRDGDEKGMQDEEGDEEGDDQGDDQGDDQGDDQGDDQGDDQGDDHQIICDDPTMGDLTETTDWATDVEVDQGRGLTSQEPMGEREEPLGCVNGKPEADKENNNGTRPVESLTVSLGTPGGLVGCSEFQNEDNMESPGLNGKPGPWSFEELIDLGVNAKGRPVIDAEGRNQGIMDRDGAPDGPGLTPLLPSSQPLEALASKTEM
- the map7d3 gene encoding ensconsin isoform X9, whose amino-acid sequence is MAEGATSLKGLRTQIVAAAQAQAEERRSLAGNSPRPASPATAANPPSGTAASKSPRPVIDGATLRINDRLRVAKERREEAERQQATRESQILERERKTKLQVERQMEERQKKLEEQRRKEEQRRSAVEEKRKHKQEEEKEHYEAVMRRTLERSQRLEQRQKRWSWGGLSESDSRPGARVRSSSLNRLPRNHKVDIDSQPAKEGRKTLQVDQTGLKKRSSSLTRAGGGRPATPSKLDKGTSDDKGGVARKPLASPVDGGFLSRLLTPTQASLARSKSAAALSAEGADTSECHLCPRSASAVSVPPGPRGPLRSRSIDRQKTATMPTSASADQLQPSPKEKRFSSPGGKRPASPSNLSARNRSPSPAPLPASKRPPSPSAAKQSPRNRPPSPGGVKQRPPSPQPSSAKSQSPQPASAKPPPIQRPALTPTGPPTLRKRDSKTKDVCPVQPLVPPPPETLQGCTTPGPTNTPSSKTKDKEDKSMAGTNSAAEAAMILAENRRLAREKKEREEALRVQREEEEKLRKEEEKRLAEEARLKRLEEEKRLAEERKKKEEEDALMAEADRERLEAEEAVRQAELQKEREEADARAAVEAEKVRVERERIMAQNQQERMERKKRIEEIMKRTRKGDLDKRDGDEKGMQDEEGDEEGDDQGDDQGDDQGDDQGDDQGDDQGDDHQIICDDPTMGDLTETTDWATDVEVDQGRGLTSQEPMGEREEPLGCVNGKPEADKENNNGTRPVESLTVSLGTPGGLVGCSEFQNEDNMESPGLNGKPGPWSFEELIDLGVNAKGRPVIDAEGRNQGIMDRDGAPDGPGLTPLLPSSQPLEALASKTEM